From a region of the Acidimicrobiia bacterium genome:
- a CDS encoding NAD(P)-binding protein translates to MAVVGAGIIGLATATAITAQSPGASVVVLDK, encoded by the coding sequence GTGGCGGTTGTCGGGGCGGGGATCATCGGGCTGGCGACTGCGACGGCGATCACGGCGCAGAGCCCGGGCGCTTCCGTCGTCGTGCTCGACAAG
- a CDS encoding GTP-binding protein, whose translation MKRIVIMGAGGRDFHDFNVVFRDDPDVRVVAFTAAQIPGIGGRTYPSALSGPLYPEGIAIVDEVELPDLIERERVDEVIFAYSDLSHLDVMHKASMVMAHGADFVLLGPTHTMLPATKPLVAVCAVRTGCGKSQTSRLIGRILTDAGLRVSLIRHPMPYGNLERMRLQRFETIDDIDASHPTIEEREEYEAPVSAGLLMWAGVDYREILHAAEAESDVVIWDGGNNDFPFYRPDMFITVLDPLRPGHETEYHPGEVNLRLADVVVINKIDTADPADVETTIRNVAAFNPQADVIRTASPVHLEPGPVIAGRSVLIVEDGPTLTHGGMPFGAGTVAARAAGVAAIVDPRPYAVGSLAETFETYPNLGPVLPAMGYGDQQLAELEATIQRVPCDVVVTGTPIELGRIIDAGHPLRHAAYESVEVGSPNFSDVLRPIIEKARVMGGAPAASA comes from the coding sequence ATGAAGAGGATCGTCATCATGGGAGCCGGGGGCCGCGACTTCCACGACTTCAACGTCGTGTTCCGCGACGACCCGGACGTGCGCGTCGTCGCTTTCACGGCTGCCCAGATCCCGGGGATCGGCGGGCGCACCTATCCATCGGCGCTCTCCGGACCACTGTATCCCGAGGGCATCGCGATCGTCGATGAGGTCGAGCTGCCCGATCTCATCGAACGCGAACGGGTCGACGAGGTGATCTTCGCCTACTCCGACCTGTCACACCTCGACGTCATGCACAAGGCGTCGATGGTCATGGCTCATGGTGCCGACTTCGTACTCCTGGGTCCGACGCACACCATGCTCCCTGCCACGAAGCCCCTCGTCGCGGTGTGTGCCGTCCGGACCGGCTGCGGCAAGAGCCAGACCAGTCGGCTCATCGGCCGAATCCTCACGGACGCCGGGCTGCGGGTGTCTCTCATTCGCCACCCGATGCCCTACGGGAATCTCGAGCGTATGCGCTTGCAGCGTTTCGAGACCATCGACGACATCGACGCATCGCATCCGACGATCGAGGAGAGGGAGGAGTACGAGGCGCCGGTTAGCGCCGGCCTCCTCATGTGGGCGGGCGTCGACTACCGCGAGATACTCCATGCCGCCGAGGCCGAGTCGGACGTGGTGATCTGGGACGGAGGCAACAACGACTTCCCGTTCTACCGGCCCGACATGTTCATCACCGTGCTCGACCCGCTGCGCCCCGGTCACGAGACCGAGTACCACCCGGGAGAGGTCAACCTGCGATTGGCCGACGTCGTCGTCATCAACAAGATCGACACCGCCGATCCGGCCGACGTCGAGACCACGATCAGGAACGTCGCCGCCTTCAACCCGCAAGCCGACGTCATCAGGACAGCGTCCCCGGTCCATCTCGAGCCCGGACCCGTCATCGCGGGCAGATCCGTTCTGATCGTCGAGGACGGCCCGACGCTCACCCATGGAGGGATGCCCTTCGGCGCAGGAACCGTCGCGGCTCGGGCAGCCGGGGTAGCCGCCATCGTCGATCCGCGGCCCTACGCGGTCGGCTCTCTTGCCGAGACTTTCGAGACATACCCGAACCTCGGCCCCGTCCTACCCGCAATGGGATACGGCGACCAGCAGCTCGCCGAGCTCGAGGCGACCATCCAGCGGGTGCCATGCGACGTCGTCGTCACGGGAACGCCGATCGAGCTCGGCCGCATCATCGACGCAGGGCATCCGTTGAGGCACGCGGCATACGAGTCCGTCGAGGTCGGCAGCCCGAACTTCTCCGACGTCCTGCGGCCGATCATCGAGAAGGCCCGAGTGATGGGCGGCGCCCCTGCGGCAAGCGCCTGA
- a CDS encoding cation-transporting P-type ATPase: protein MSVELAHAALTISPGEVAGLTSTEVYAAFGTSAAGLSSVDAGVRLAESGPNTISVAVSSRLLPRLAANFVHVMAILLWVGGAVAFAAGLPELGVAIWVVNVVNGVFSFWQEHKAERATEALMRLLPITATVMRDGSPEKVDAATLVPGDVVLIEEGDRIPADGRLVEHVSLRVDQSMLTGESRPIRKASEPVDATAMTRLEIPNVVHTGTTVAAGRGRLVVTATGPATEFGRIATLTQSMTSMPSPLQRELRHVSVTVSVIAVTVGAAFYVLALALGGLSATRGFVFALGMIVAFVPEGLLPTVTLSLAMGTQRMAARNALVKRLSSVETLGCTTVICTDKTGTLTQNEMTVRLAMVGARTYEFGGVGYAPLGAVTPPADDRLGLLLSTAALASNARLTEDGDGAVPRWRVVGDATEGAVLVAAVKGGVDLVALSAGCPRVLEVPFDSGRKRMSTINRIGEELAVSTKGAPAELLERCTTWQGPDGSQPLGDADRGVVNLRLDAAAGDGLRVLGVARRVLAAMPMPGEDVEVDLEFLGLLAMHDPPRPEVADAISKCRSAGIRIIMITGDYGVTAEAIGRRVGMTGATPTRVVNGEELDRMTDQELAAILEDEVIFARAAPTHKLRIVAALQSLSGVVAVTGDGVNDAPALKKADIGVAMGVTGTDVAKEAADIILLDDNFASIVAAIEEGRAVYDNIKKFTTYILTSNTPEAVPFVVFAFSGGRVPIALDVMHILAIDLGTDLAPALALGAERPEPGVMDRPPRALDSHLIDRKLLTRAYLWLGPLQAAFVMAAFFGAFWLAGLRGFGDLPSSGPVYNSATAMALGAVVSTQIGNLFAQRSHQVPLRRMGFGGNRLIWWGIASELVVIALVVYLPGLRDAIGTAPFPPIGWLWLLAGIPLLPIADEVRKVVGARRRRK, encoded by the coding sequence ATGTCGGTCGAACTCGCCCACGCTGCCCTGACGATCTCACCCGGTGAAGTCGCCGGCCTCACCTCGACCGAGGTATACGCCGCTTTCGGAACTTCCGCCGCAGGCCTTTCATCGGTGGACGCAGGTGTGAGGCTGGCCGAGTCGGGGCCCAACACGATCAGCGTCGCGGTGTCGTCACGGCTGCTTCCCCGGCTGGCAGCGAACTTCGTCCACGTCATGGCGATCTTGTTGTGGGTCGGAGGCGCCGTGGCCTTCGCAGCCGGGTTACCGGAGCTCGGCGTCGCCATCTGGGTCGTGAACGTCGTGAACGGAGTCTTCAGCTTCTGGCAGGAGCACAAAGCCGAGCGTGCAACCGAGGCGCTCATGCGCCTCCTGCCGATCACAGCAACGGTCATGCGGGACGGCTCCCCTGAGAAGGTCGACGCGGCGACGCTCGTCCCCGGTGACGTGGTGCTCATCGAAGAAGGCGACAGGATCCCGGCGGACGGCCGCCTGGTGGAGCATGTCTCCCTGAGGGTCGATCAATCGATGCTCACGGGTGAGTCGCGTCCCATCCGCAAGGCGTCCGAGCCCGTCGACGCCACGGCGATGACCCGCCTCGAGATACCGAACGTCGTGCACACGGGCACGACGGTGGCCGCCGGCCGAGGCAGGCTCGTGGTCACGGCCACAGGTCCGGCAACCGAGTTCGGGAGGATCGCCACCCTGACCCAGTCGATGACGAGCATGCCAAGCCCTCTCCAGCGCGAGCTGAGGCATGTGAGTGTCACGGTCAGCGTGATCGCCGTCACCGTCGGTGCCGCCTTCTACGTCCTGGCTCTGGCGCTCGGCGGGCTCTCGGCGACGAGGGGGTTCGTGTTCGCCCTCGGGATGATCGTGGCGTTCGTACCCGAGGGCCTCCTCCCCACCGTCACGCTGTCCCTTGCCATGGGAACGCAACGCATGGCCGCCAGGAATGCGCTCGTGAAGCGGCTCTCGTCCGTTGAGACCCTCGGCTGCACCACCGTCATCTGCACGGACAAGACGGGCACGCTCACGCAGAACGAGATGACCGTGCGCCTGGCGATGGTCGGGGCGAGGACATACGAGTTCGGTGGCGTTGGCTACGCGCCGCTCGGAGCGGTGACCCCTCCAGCCGACGACCGGCTCGGGCTGCTTCTGTCCACAGCGGCCCTGGCGTCGAATGCACGGCTCACGGAAGACGGCGACGGAGCCGTGCCGCGATGGAGGGTGGTCGGCGACGCGACTGAGGGCGCCGTACTCGTTGCGGCCGTCAAGGGAGGCGTCGATCTCGTCGCCCTCTCGGCTGGTTGCCCGCGCGTGCTCGAGGTTCCGTTCGACTCGGGCCGCAAGCGAATGAGCACGATCAATCGCATTGGCGAGGAACTGGCCGTGTCGACGAAGGGAGCCCCGGCGGAGCTGCTGGAGCGTTGCACGACGTGGCAGGGGCCCGATGGAAGCCAGCCGCTCGGCGACGCCGATCGAGGAGTGGTGAATCTCCGGCTCGACGCGGCCGCAGGCGACGGCCTGCGGGTGCTCGGGGTTGCTAGACGCGTCTTGGCAGCGATGCCCATGCCGGGCGAGGACGTCGAGGTCGACCTCGAGTTCCTCGGCCTCCTGGCGATGCACGATCCACCCCGGCCCGAGGTGGCGGACGCCATCTCGAAGTGCCGATCCGCCGGAATTCGGATCATCATGATCACGGGCGACTACGGAGTGACTGCCGAGGCGATCGGCCGCCGGGTGGGGATGACCGGCGCTACCCCGACCCGCGTCGTGAACGGCGAAGAGCTCGACCGGATGACAGATCAAGAGCTGGCGGCGATCCTCGAGGACGAGGTGATCTTCGCTAGGGCTGCGCCGACTCACAAGCTCCGCATCGTCGCCGCGCTCCAGTCTCTCTCCGGGGTGGTCGCCGTGACCGGCGATGGCGTCAACGACGCCCCCGCCCTCAAGAAGGCGGACATCGGGGTGGCGATGGGTGTCACCGGCACGGATGTCGCCAAGGAAGCCGCCGACATCATCCTGCTCGACGACAACTTCGCCTCGATCGTCGCGGCCATCGAGGAGGGCCGGGCCGTCTACGACAACATCAAGAAGTTCACGACATACATCCTCACGTCGAACACGCCGGAGGCCGTGCCATTCGTGGTGTTCGCCTTCTCGGGAGGGCGAGTCCCGATCGCTCTCGATGTCATGCACATCCTGGCGATCGACCTGGGCACAGACCTGGCGCCTGCCCTGGCTCTCGGAGCGGAGCGACCGGAACCCGGTGTCATGGACCGTCCGCCAAGGGCGCTCGACAGCCATCTCATCGACCGCAAGCTCCTGACGCGTGCCTACCTGTGGTTGGGTCCGCTGCAGGCGGCTTTCGTGATGGCCGCCTTCTTCGGCGCGTTCTGGCTGGCCGGGCTGAGAGGATTCGGGGACCTGCCATCCTCGGGACCGGTGTACAACTCTGCGACGGCCATGGCGCTCGGGGCAGTCGTTTCGACCCAGATCGGCAACCTGTTCGCGCAACGGTCGCACCAGGTGCCCCTGCGGCGCATGGGATTCGGGGGCAACCGGCTGATCTGGTGGGGCATCGCTTCCGAGTTGGTCGTGATCGCCCTCGTCGTCTACTTGCCGGGCCTTCGAGATGCCATCGGCACCGCCCCGTTCCCGCCGATCGGGTGGTTGTGGCTACTCGCCGGAATCCCCCTGTTGCCCATCGCAGACGAGGTCCGCAAGGTCGTCGGCGCCCGCCGAAGGAGGAAGTGA
- a CDS encoding TrkA family potassium uptake protein: MHVIVLGCGRVGSGLAYRLETDGHVVTVVDRDTRAFDRLGPGTRARRIVGEALDRDVLEAAGIGQADAVAAVTGRDEVNAVVARIASQRLHVPRVVARMYDPRQADLYQRLGVLTISPVQWGISRLGHLISVRDISPVAVLGGGQVELVEARVPPTMSGRRSAELEIPGEARLVTVTRGGRTFLEDGTTPIEAGDVVSIAVTSDAVVRLQQLLSVS; encoded by the coding sequence ATGCATGTGATCGTGCTCGGCTGTGGCCGGGTCGGGTCAGGCCTCGCCTACCGATTGGAGACGGACGGTCACGTCGTGACAGTCGTCGATCGCGATACGAGGGCCTTCGATCGGCTCGGCCCCGGCACACGAGCCAGGCGCATCGTCGGCGAGGCATTGGATCGTGACGTCCTCGAAGCAGCAGGCATCGGGCAGGCCGATGCCGTCGCTGCGGTGACCGGCCGCGACGAGGTCAACGCCGTCGTGGCCCGCATCGCCTCGCAGCGCCTTCACGTCCCTCGCGTCGTCGCCAGGATGTACGACCCACGCCAGGCCGATCTCTACCAGAGGCTCGGCGTCCTGACGATCTCACCTGTCCAGTGGGGGATCTCGAGGCTCGGTCACCTGATCAGCGTCCGCGACATCTCTCCGGTCGCCGTCCTCGGCGGTGGCCAGGTGGAGCTGGTCGAGGCGAGAGTGCCACCCACGATGTCGGGTAGGCGATCGGCTGAGCTCGAGATCCCGGGCGAGGCGAGGCTGGTGACCGTGACTCGCGGCGGGCGCACGTTTCTCGAGGACGGGACCACACCGATCGAGGCGGGCGACGTCGTCTCGATCGCGGTCACCAGCGATGCGGTCGTGCGCCTCCAGCAACTCTTGTCCGTTTCATGA
- a CDS encoding TrkA family potassium uptake protein, producing the protein MSSVIVVGGGKVGAHLASLLIEGLHDVRVVEARQERVAELRTRFGEGAAVEGSGTEAAVLERAGVRGCDVVAAVTGADETNLVVAALARFEFGVPRVIARVVDPGNAWLFGADMGVDVALNQADLLAHLVAEEMSLGEMTILLKLRRGQYSLVEEKVAMDSPAARRTVDDVAWPARCQILALIRGGNLIPVEGAVILEAGDEVLAIAHSDAAQRLAALLGPHRDEGG; encoded by the coding sequence ATGTCATCCGTGATCGTCGTCGGTGGTGGCAAGGTCGGCGCGCATCTGGCTTCCTTGCTCATCGAAGGGCTTCACGACGTCCGTGTCGTCGAGGCTCGGCAGGAACGGGTCGCGGAGCTCCGTACCAGGTTCGGGGAGGGTGCTGCGGTCGAAGGGTCGGGCACGGAGGCCGCCGTGCTCGAGCGGGCCGGAGTACGCGGCTGTGATGTCGTCGCCGCCGTGACGGGTGCCGACGAGACGAACCTCGTGGTCGCGGCGCTTGCTCGCTTCGAGTTCGGTGTTCCACGAGTGATCGCCAGGGTCGTCGACCCCGGCAATGCGTGGCTGTTCGGCGCCGACATGGGCGTCGACGTAGCTCTCAACCAGGCCGATCTGCTGGCGCATCTCGTCGCAGAGGAGATGTCGCTCGGCGAGATGACGATTCTGCTGAAGCTGCGCCGAGGTCAGTACTCCCTCGTCGAGGAGAAGGTGGCGATGGACTCGCCTGCAGCGAGACGCACGGTGGACGATGTCGCATGGCCCGCCCGATGTCAGATCCTCGCCCTCATCAGGGGAGGGAACCTCATACCGGTCGAGGGCGCCGTCATCCTCGAAGCGGGTGACGAGGTACTCGCCATCGCGCACTCGGATGCCGCCCAGCGGCTGGCCGCACTGCTCGGGCCCCATCGCGACGAGGGGGGGTGA
- a CDS encoding SRPBCC family protein translates to MDVDVVTETMIRQPVDVVASYVGDPANAPDWYANIESVEWETEPPIQVGSRLAFVATFLGRTLAYTYEVVEHEPGVRLVMRTAQGPFPMETTYTWEQAGVDGTRMTLRNRGTPSGFSRFAAPVVRAAMRRANDKDLARLRSLLEDGGAPT, encoded by the coding sequence GTGGACGTGGATGTCGTGACCGAGACCATGATCCGGCAGCCGGTCGACGTCGTGGCGAGCTACGTGGGTGATCCGGCGAACGCCCCGGATTGGTACGCCAACATCGAATCCGTCGAGTGGGAGACGGAGCCGCCGATTCAGGTTGGGTCGCGACTCGCCTTCGTCGCCACCTTTCTCGGGCGCACCCTCGCATACACCTACGAGGTCGTCGAGCACGAGCCGGGCGTGCGCCTCGTGATGAGAACCGCGCAGGGTCCGTTCCCGATGGAAACCACGTACACGTGGGAGCAAGCCGGTGTCGACGGCACACGGATGACTCTGCGCAATCGCGGAACTCCTTCCGGATTCTCCAGGTTCGCCGCACCCGTCGTACGCGCTGCGATGCGACGGGCGAACGACAAGGACCTGGCGCGGCTCAGATCGTTGCTCGAAGATGGCGGCGCCCCGACTTGA
- a CDS encoding Hsp20/alpha crystallin family protein, whose translation MELKVLAPFFDIDKEWRLFDFPSFLHKADMAFRPSIDVLRSNGDLIVTAEVPGIEPENLEVTLEGDILAIKGEKSAEKEISDDDRYLHERSYGKFLRRIPMPEGVSADKMFANYDKGVLTVRITMPEELPKDTRSIPVEVTIA comes from the coding sequence ATGGAGCTCAAGGTATTGGCGCCATTCTTCGACATCGACAAGGAGTGGAGGCTGTTCGACTTCCCAAGCTTCCTCCACAAGGCCGACATGGCGTTCCGCCCGTCGATCGACGTTTTGAGAAGCAACGGCGACCTGATCGTCACTGCCGAGGTGCCCGGCATCGAGCCGGAGAACCTCGAGGTCACGCTCGAAGGTGACATCCTCGCCATCAAGGGCGAGAAGTCCGCCGAGAAGGAGATCTCGGACGACGACAGGTATCTCCACGAACGGAGCTACGGAAAGTTCCTCCGCCGCATTCCGATGCCGGAAGGAGTGAGCGCAGACAAGATGTTTGCGAACTACGACAAAGGCGTACTCACGGTGCGCATCACCATGCCCGAGGAATTGCCGAAGGACACGCGGTCCATTCCGGTCGAGGTCACGATCGCCTGA
- a CDS encoding ferritin-like protein yields the protein MRIETPQQLRDHIELAISVELSTIPPYLFAIYSLEDQASEAALLLKSIVVEEMLHTSLATNVLLAIGGSPRFTDPDMFPTYPGLLPHHDPPLPLSLEPCSRRLIEDVFMRVEQPELHEPTRGEGFATLGQFYHSLEMGIRDVAISHDLFADPQRARQLADPAFYAPVAYDAEDSGGLVLVEDAETARQALEVIVHQGEGLSTSRWADPSHQELTHYHKLLQIVDGTSPLGAVLPIRANPRTADYPEPARTASHLFNAGYRYVFFLLEELFSPCDDKSDAVRRLYRVMGDVLGRLARYLVAQPLDDGTVAAPTFELFALNSGSPEGELLTLAAELRARDGGSAHVFDSVERLFRPR from the coding sequence ATGCGGATCGAGACGCCCCAGCAGCTGAGAGACCACATCGAGCTGGCGATCAGCGTCGAGTTGTCGACGATCCCGCCGTACCTCTTCGCGATCTACTCACTCGAGGACCAGGCCTCGGAGGCTGCGCTGCTCCTCAAGAGCATCGTCGTCGAGGAGATGCTCCACACGTCCCTCGCAACGAACGTCCTGCTGGCGATCGGCGGGAGCCCTCGTTTCACGGACCCCGACATGTTCCCGACGTACCCCGGCCTGCTCCCCCACCACGATCCGCCGCTCCCGCTCAGCCTGGAGCCGTGCTCGCGACGCCTCATCGAGGACGTGTTCATGCGGGTCGAACAGCCTGAGCTCCACGAACCGACCCGCGGGGAAGGGTTCGCGACCCTCGGCCAGTTCTATCACTCCCTCGAGATGGGGATCAGGGACGTGGCGATATCTCACGACCTCTTCGCCGATCCGCAGCGGGCCAGGCAGCTCGCCGATCCGGCGTTCTACGCGCCGGTCGCCTACGACGCAGAAGACAGTGGCGGCCTCGTGCTCGTGGAGGACGCTGAGACGGCCCGCCAGGCGCTCGAGGTGATCGTTCACCAGGGCGAGGGCCTCAGCACGAGTCGCTGGGCCGACCCGTCCCACCAGGAGCTCACCCACTATCACAAGTTGCTCCAGATCGTCGATGGGACCAGCCCGCTCGGTGCGGTCCTGCCGATCCGGGCCAACCCCCGCACGGCCGACTACCCGGAACCGGCGAGGACGGCGTCCCACCTCTTCAACGCCGGCTACCGGTACGTGTTCTTCCTCCTCGAAGAGCTGTTCAGCCCGTGCGACGACAAGAGCGACGCGGTGCGCCGTCTCTATCGAGTCATGGGGGACGTGCTTGGAAGGCTCGCTCGGTACCTCGTCGCCCAGCCGCTCGACGACGGGACGGTGGCAGCTCCGACGTTCGAGCTGTTCGCACTCAACTCCGGCTCGCCCGAAGGGGAGCTCCTCACCCTGGCTGCCGAGCTACGAGCTCGCGACGGTGGATCCGCCCACGTGTTCGACTCTGTGGAGCGGCTCTTCAGGCCTCGCTAG
- a CDS encoding metalloregulator ArsR/SmtB family transcription factor yields the protein MFAVLGDPTRLDVLNRLAGTGPATATELAASMPVSRQAIAKHLAALGSAGLVARRRVGREVKYEFDPGPLADVIEWASAVGDRWDQRLVRLQEELGS from the coding sequence TTGTTTGCCGTTCTCGGGGATCCCACCCGCCTCGACGTGCTGAATCGGCTGGCCGGTACCGGGCCTGCGACGGCGACTGAGCTCGCAGCGTCGATGCCGGTGTCCCGCCAGGCAATCGCCAAGCACCTGGCGGCGCTCGGCTCGGCGGGGCTCGTCGCTCGGCGTCGCGTCGGACGCGAGGTCAAGTACGAGTTCGATCCCGGGCCGCTGGCAGACGTGATCGAGTGGGCGTCGGCGGTTGGAGATCGGTGGGACCAACGACTCGTGCGGCTGCAGGAGGAGCTCGGATCCTGA
- a CDS encoding SRPBCC domain-containing protein, with protein MDCDHHEEGDVAVERSVELAADRAVVWDHVTNGDMLSRWMDGDVSIDPRVGGSITMRRPGDSDVWGVVEHVDPGRELQWCWRTDDGLPTMVEITLEPAEDGMRLTVRETLLPWRSTTFEPRWLSGEVSLRRRGLSLAA; from the coding sequence GTGGACTGCGATCATCACGAGGAGGGGGATGTGGCGGTGGAGCGGTCCGTCGAGCTCGCCGCCGATCGAGCGGTCGTTTGGGACCACGTCACGAACGGCGACATGCTCAGCCGTTGGATGGACGGCGACGTCTCGATCGACCCCCGCGTCGGTGGGTCGATCACCATGAGGCGCCCCGGCGACTCGGACGTCTGGGGCGTGGTCGAGCACGTCGATCCAGGACGAGAGCTCCAGTGGTGCTGGCGGACCGACGACGGGCTCCCGACCATGGTCGAGATCACCCTCGAGCCGGCAGAGGACGGCATGCGGCTGACGGTGCGTGAGACGTTGCTGCCATGGCGCTCGACCACCTTCGAGCCGCGGTGGCTGTCCGGTGAGGTGTCCCTGCGACGTCGCGGCCTGTCGCTCGCGGCGTGA
- a CDS encoding ATP-dependent Clp protease proteolytic subunit gives MLVPTVVEQTSRGERAYDIYSRLLGHRIVFLGRPVDADIANLIVAQLIHLESEDAEKDVSIYINSPGGEMSSMMAIYDTMQHVKPEVSTTCIGLAASAAAVLLAAGEPGKRFVLPHSRILIHQPHLTGGLEGQASDIEIHAREIIRQKEEMTAILSRHTGQGIETIASDTDRDRWLTAEQAVEYGLADGIMAPSRVPAGLA, from the coding sequence ATGTTGGTCCCGACAGTCGTCGAGCAGACGAGCAGAGGTGAGCGAGCGTATGACATCTACTCGAGGCTGCTCGGTCACCGAATCGTGTTCCTGGGCCGCCCGGTCGACGCCGACATCGCCAACCTGATCGTTGCCCAGCTCATCCACCTCGAGAGCGAGGACGCCGAGAAGGACGTGTCCATCTACATCAACTCTCCCGGCGGCGAGATGTCTTCGATGATGGCGATCTACGACACCATGCAGCACGTCAAGCCCGAGGTGTCGACGACGTGCATCGGGCTCGCCGCCTCCGCTGCCGCCGTTCTCCTGGCGGCGGGGGAGCCCGGCAAGCGGTTCGTGCTCCCCCACTCGAGGATCCTCATCCATCAGCCGCACCTCACGGGAGGCCTCGAGGGGCAGGCGTCCGACATCGAGATCCACGCCAGGGAGATCATCAGGCAGAAGGAGGAGATGACCGCGATCCTCTCTCGCCACACGGGACAGGGCATCGAGACGATCGCGTCGGATACGGACCGCGATCGATGGCTGACTGCGGAGCAGGCCGTCGAGTACGGGCTCGCAGACGGCATCATGGCGCCGTCCCGGGTGCCCGCCGGCCTGGCGTGA
- a CDS encoding GerMN domain-containing protein, which yields MRPDKRHWLAAALVVVTSCTGPSETTTTAATSTSLPPATTTMPVDTTTVRLDEHAAYFFFAGYPVEPGPYLVPVARAGSRDVATALVSLLDGVTDTESGMGLSTPVPEGTRLLGVDIEGGIAAVDLSAEFETGGGSLSVLGRVAQVVFTATQFDGVDSVVFLIEGTPVDVLTGEGLIVDIPQTRSDYEDLLPAILVDVPYWGSVVETPVTVGGLSDVPTVSYTIVDAAGDIVASGTVAVEDATRRSSFAFDVTGDVLPGLGSIILYEAAPDGTQRHVIEYPISFVP from the coding sequence ATGAGACCCGACAAGCGTCACTGGCTTGCGGCCGCTCTCGTCGTGGTGACCTCGTGCACGGGGCCCTCGGAGACGACGACTACGGCGGCAACGTCGACGAGCCTCCCCCCAGCGACCACCACGATGCCGGTCGACACCACGACGGTGCGACTGGACGAACACGCCGCCTACTTCTTCTTCGCCGGCTATCCGGTCGAGCCGGGGCCTTATCTCGTCCCCGTCGCACGGGCAGGATCGCGCGACGTCGCCACCGCCCTCGTCAGCCTCCTCGACGGTGTGACGGATACCGAATCCGGGATGGGACTCTCGACTCCGGTTCCCGAAGGGACGCGCCTTCTGGGCGTCGACATCGAGGGCGGGATCGCGGCTGTCGACCTATCGGCGGAGTTCGAGACGGGCGGCGGCTCATTGAGCGTCCTCGGCCGGGTGGCACAGGTCGTCTTCACTGCTACACAGTTCGACGGCGTCGACAGCGTGGTGTTCCTCATCGAAGGGACACCCGTCGACGTGCTCACGGGCGAGGGCCTCATCGTGGACATCCCACAGACCCGATCCGACTACGAGGACCTCCTGCCGGCGATCCTCGTCGACGTGCCGTACTGGGGGAGCGTCGTGGAGACGCCGGTCACGGTCGGTGGTCTCTCCGACGTCCCGACGGTCAGCTACACCATCGTCGACGCGGCGGGAGACATCGTCGCTTCAGGCACGGTCGCCGTGGAGGACGCCACGCGGCGAAGCTCCTTCGCCTTCGATGTGACGGGCGACGTTCTCCCAGGTCTCGGCTCGATCATCCTCTATGAGGCGGCTCCCGACGGAACCCAGCGGCACGTGATCGAGTATCCCATCTCGTTCGTGCCGTGA
- a CDS encoding polysaccharide deacetylase family protein, with amino-acid sequence MPRWARGPVFGGFSIILIASCAGSPAPATSATPPPATSTSTAPIDSTSTAPTTSTVPTTTASPITTTTVPQTTVPDSSTTGAPTTSPPDSTTAPPAAASQLVWQGPADRHAVALTFDAGSDRGYAEQILDLLRAGEIRATFGMTGRWAESNPDLLRRMVEEGHTLMNHTYDHPHMETLSTRQRLMQLRRTESIVAAATGATMLPYFRPPYGAYNQRVLVDVGSAGYGYSVMWTVDSLGWQGLPAGEVVDRCLAGAEPGAIFLLHVGAASTDSEALPGIVSGLQGAGYEFVTITELIP; translated from the coding sequence ATGCCGAGGTGGGCGCGCGGTCCGGTTTTCGGTGGGTTCTCGATCATCCTCATCGCGTCGTGTGCTGGGTCGCCCGCTCCGGCCACCTCGGCGACGCCTCCGCCTGCCACCTCGACATCGACGGCGCCGATCGACTCGACATCGACGGCCCCGACGACATCGACAGTCCCGACGACGACGGCGTCTCCCATCACGACCACGACTGTTCCGCAGACAACCGTTCCAGACAGCTCGACCACCGGCGCCCCGACCACGAGCCCGCCCGACTCGACGACTGCGCCGCCTGCTGCGGCCTCGCAACTCGTGTGGCAGGGCCCCGCCGACCGGCACGCCGTCGCCTTGACGTTCGATGCAGGCTCGGATCGCGGGTACGCCGAGCAGATCCTCGACCTGCTCCGTGCAGGCGAGATCCGGGCGACGTTCGGGATGACGGGGCGGTGGGCGGAGTCGAATCCCGACCTGCTCCGGAGGATGGTGGAGGAGGGCCACACGCTCATGAACCACACGTACGACCATCCCCACATGGAGACCCTCTCGACGCGGCAGCGACTCATGCAGCTGCGGCGCACGGAGTCGATCGTCGCGGCGGCGACCGGGGCGACGATGCTCCCGTACTTCAGGCCGCCGTACGGGGCATACAACCAGCGGGTCCTCGTGGATGTGGGCAGCGCCGGGTACGGGTACTCGGTGATGTGGACCGTCGACTCCCTCGGGTGGCAGGGCCTGCCGGCCGGCGAGGTCGTCGACCGATGCCTGGCCGGAGCGGAGCCGGGGGCGATATTCCTGCTCCACGTCGGGGCCGCCTCCACCGACTCGGAGGCCCTCCCCGGAATCGTGTCCGGACTGCAGGGCGCCGGATACGAGTTCGTCACGATCACGGAGCTGATCCCATGA